In Sparus aurata chromosome 3, fSpaAur1.1, whole genome shotgun sequence, the following are encoded in one genomic region:
- the LOC115578597 gene encoding major histocompatibility complex class I-related gene protein-like, producing MRTLLLLLLFCHVSSPVLYSATQFITASTGIPNIPEFVLTIEVDELLMGYCDSNNTLDVKQDIVKSFFEENPEQLQLYKQRCFQVLPDTSQTFVHGLMSLFNQSGGVHVLQEVHGVEWDDETEEVKVFAKYGYDGEDFMKLDPNTFTWIALRPEAVPITMIWDVDKYSRNFFEIYVTQNYPKWLKMYLEYGRSFLLRTELPSVSLLQKTPSSPVSCLATGFYPHRASLVWRKDGEELHEEVDHGEILPNHDGTFQMSVDLNLSSVTPEDWTRYDCVFQLYGVNEDIITKLEKDRIRTNWVKPSNMTVLVTAAVVVLALILIGAAGFIVYKK from the exons atgagaacgttattgttgttgcttctcttctgtcacgtttcatcaccag tgctaTACTCGGCGACGCAATTCATAACTGCGTCAACTGGAATCCCAAACATCCCAGAATTTGTGCTGACAATAGAAGTTGATGAACTTCTGATGGGGTACTGTGACAGCAACAACACGCTGGATGTGAAACAGGACATCGTTAAATCATTCTTTGAAGAGAATCCTGAGCAGCTGCAGTTGTACAAACAAAGGTGTTTCCAGGTTTTGCCAGACACCTCCCAAACCTTTGTTCACGGTTTGATGAGTCTCTTCAACcaaagtggag gtgtccatgttttacaaGAGGTGCATGGTGttgagtgggatgatgagactgaGGAGGTCAAAGTTTTCGCTAAGtatggttatgatggagaagacttcATGAAATTGGATCCGAATACATTCACATGGATCGCTCTGAGACCTGAGGCTGTCCCCATCACAATGATATGGGATGTTGATAAATATTCAAGAAATTTCTTTGAGATTTACGTTACTCAGAATTATCCAAAGTGGCTGAAGATGTATTTGGAATATGGGAGGAGCTTTCTGCTAAGAACAG agcttccctcagtgtctctcctccagaagactccctcctctccagtcagctgcctcgctacaggtttctaccctcacagagcctcactcgtctggaggaaagatggagaggagcttcatgaggaggtggaccacggagagatcctccccaaccacgatggaaccttccagatgagtgttgacctgaacctttcatcagtcacacctgaagactggacgaggtacgactgtgtgtttcagctctatgGTGTGAACGaggacatcatcaccaaactggagaaagatcggatcagaaccaactggg tgaagcccagtaacatgaccgtcctcgtcactgctgcagtggttgttcttgctctcattctcatcggtgctgctggattcatcgtttacaaaaag